From Nicotiana tabacum cultivar K326 chromosome 22, ASM71507v2, whole genome shotgun sequence, one genomic window encodes:
- the LOC107830267 gene encoding uncharacterized protein LOC107830267 isoform X1 has product MAMEVAQHSRREVVLPERKVEAEETVEEALVGRRGRRTANDDGGAVNEEEVNKEELKNSFYFDKNGGIENLTANLKTIDFQKVLDGVVNGNETGNAKTEILSGVCLPPALGHDSQDETGNAKGKFLSGVCLPPALGHDSQDETGNAKGKFLSGVCLPPSLGNDSQSSASVTKGSENERIVEEEEVVELEFFDTTAVDKLHTHNAYCPNCSSRITKVVLRRVKRERRISVETDDRQDLLGCLSCFNIFVRIGKKLNPFPLFGSGGGNSVPSGSATQEGKPVLNEEGCFDLHWFLRKRKVTDGRKLTEPAGHNTHPFPNGRLPSAKDDATDDKSPTPKKPSGTPPAKGPTHPGSIFDLGEEGGFIPGAMPSKKPPSEIKENKGDDWRIPMDDPGASSSTADSGSTQRPLPPVEVKKNKSLEIVKCIVYGGLIESITSLGVISSAAASDVDTMKIVTIGVANLIAGFFVICQNLVDLKYNVGGGSNLSDQADRYGELLGQRKHFLLHATFALLSYFVFGLVPPVVYGFTFRKSDDRDYKLIAVAAASLLCIIILAAAKAYTQGANKFSRYFKTIVSYVTAAGMASGVGYAAGHLIKRLMDQLGWFDSNPAPSLFSSEMISQNPVWASY; this is encoded by the exons ATGGCTATGGAGGTGGCGCAACACAGCCGGAGGGAGGTGGTACTGCCGGAGAGGAAGGTAGAGGCAGAGGAGACGGTGGAGGAGGCACTTGTCGGACGTCGAGGTCGACGCACCGCCAACGATGACGGCGGTGCTGTTAATGAAGAAGAGGTTAACAAGGAGGAGCTTAAGAATAGCTTCTACTTTGACAAGAATGGAG GTATTGAGAACTTGACTGCCAATTTAAAGACTATAGACTTTCAGAAGGTTCTAGACGGTGTTGTCAATGGTAATGAGACGGGAAATGCTAAGACAGAAATTCTTTCTGGTGTATGTCTTCCACCCGCACTAGGACATGATTCACAGGATGAGACAGGAAATGCTAAGGGCAAGTTTCTTTCTGGTGTATGTCTTCCACCCGCACTAGGACATGATTCACAGGATGAGACAGGAAATGCTAAGGGCAAGTTTCTTTCTGGTGTATGTCTTCCACCTTCACTAGGAAATGATTCACAGTCAAGTGCTTCAGTCACAAAAGGAAGTGAAAATGAAAGAATCGTTGAAGAGGAGGAAGTCGTCGAGTTGGAGTTCTTTGACACGACAGCAGTTGATAAGCTACACACACATAATGCATACTGTCCTAATTGCAGTTCTCGTATAACCAAGGTTGTCCTCCGAAGGGTAAAGCGGGAAAGAAGGATTTCAGTAGAAACTGATGATCGTCAGGACCTACTTGGATGCTTGTCATGCTTCAACATCTTCGTCCGTATAG GAAAGAAGCTCAATCCGTTCCCACTTTTTGGAAGTGGAGGAGGAAACTCTGTGCCTTCTGGTTCtgcaactcaagagggaaagccAGTTCTTAATGAAG AAGGGTGCTTTGATCTGCATTGGTTTCTTCGCAAGAGAAAAGTTACGGATGGAAGAAAGTTAACCGAGCCAG CTGGGCATAACACTCATCCTTTTCCAAATGGAAGACTACCATCAGCCAAAGACGATGCCACTGACGATAAATCCCCAACCCCTAAGAAACCTTCAGGAACTCCTCCAGCAAAAGGACCCACACATCCCGGCAGTATTTTTGATCTTGGAGAGGAAG GTGGCTTCATTCCTGGGGCAATGCCATCAAAGAAACCACCAAGTGAAATTAAAGAGAATAAAG GAGATGATTGGCGAATTCCAATGGATGACCCAGGAGCTTCATCATCAACAGCGGATTCCGGCAGTACACAAAGACCATTACCTCCAGTTGAagttaaaaaaaacaaatcactGGAGATTGTAAAATGCATAGTATATGGAGGTTTAATAGAGTCAATTACAAGCTTGGGTGTGATTTCCTCTGCAGCTGCTTCCGATGTTGACACAA TGAAGATCGTAACTATTGGAGTGGCAAATCTGATAGCTGGATTTTTTGTCATTTGTCAAAAT TTGGTAGACTTGAAGTATAATGTCGGAGGAGGTTCCAATCTTAGCGATCAAGCAGATCGATATGGAGAGCTACTTGGCCAAAGAAAGCATTTCCTACTTCATGCTACTTTTGCCCTGTTGTCATATTTTGTATTTGGCCTTGTCCCACCAGTAGTATATGGCTTCACGTTTCGTAAGAGTGACGACAGAGACTACAAGCTTATAGCAGTTGCAGCGGCTTCTCTTTTGTGCATTATCATACTTGCTGCTGCAAAGGCTTATACACAAGGAGCAAATAAGTTCAGTAGATACTTCAAGACTATTGTGTCCTATGTTACAGCTGCAGGTATGGCCTCAGGTGTTGGTTATGCAGCAGGCCATTTAATTAAGAGGCTCATGGATCAGTTGGGCTGGTTTGACTCAAACCCGGCACCCTCTCTTTTTTCCTCCGAGATGATTTCACAAAATCCAGTCTGGGCATCCTATTGA
- the LOC107830267 gene encoding uncharacterized protein LOC107830267 isoform X3 — protein sequence MAMEVAQHSRREVVLPERKVEAEETVEEALVGRRGRRTANDDGGAVNEEEVNKEELKNSFYFDKNGGIENLTANLKTIDFQKVLDGVVNGNETGNAKTEILSGVCLPPALGHDSQDETGNAKGKFLSGVCLPPALGHDSQDETGNAKGKFLSGVCLPPSLGNDSQSSASVTKGSENERIVEEEEVVELEFFDTTAVDKLHTHNAYCPNCSSRITKVVLRRVKRERRISVETDDRQDLLGCLSCFNIFVRIGKKLNPFPLFGSGGGNSVPSGSATQEGKPVLNEEGCFDLHWFLRKRKVTDGRKLTEPGDDWRIPMDDPGASSSTADSGSTQRPLPPVEVKKNKSLEIVKCIVYGGLIESITSLGVISSAAASDVDTMKIVTIGVANLIAGFFVICQNLVDLKYNVGGGSNLSDQADRYGELLGQRKHFLLHATFALLSYFVFGLVPPVVYGFTFRKSDDRDYKLIAVAAASLLCIIILAAAKAYTQGANKFSRYFKTIVSYVTAAGMASGVGYAAGHLIKRLMDQLGWFDSNPAPSLFSSEMISQNPVWASY from the exons ATGGCTATGGAGGTGGCGCAACACAGCCGGAGGGAGGTGGTACTGCCGGAGAGGAAGGTAGAGGCAGAGGAGACGGTGGAGGAGGCACTTGTCGGACGTCGAGGTCGACGCACCGCCAACGATGACGGCGGTGCTGTTAATGAAGAAGAGGTTAACAAGGAGGAGCTTAAGAATAGCTTCTACTTTGACAAGAATGGAG GTATTGAGAACTTGACTGCCAATTTAAAGACTATAGACTTTCAGAAGGTTCTAGACGGTGTTGTCAATGGTAATGAGACGGGAAATGCTAAGACAGAAATTCTTTCTGGTGTATGTCTTCCACCCGCACTAGGACATGATTCACAGGATGAGACAGGAAATGCTAAGGGCAAGTTTCTTTCTGGTGTATGTCTTCCACCCGCACTAGGACATGATTCACAGGATGAGACAGGAAATGCTAAGGGCAAGTTTCTTTCTGGTGTATGTCTTCCACCTTCACTAGGAAATGATTCACAGTCAAGTGCTTCAGTCACAAAAGGAAGTGAAAATGAAAGAATCGTTGAAGAGGAGGAAGTCGTCGAGTTGGAGTTCTTTGACACGACAGCAGTTGATAAGCTACACACACATAATGCATACTGTCCTAATTGCAGTTCTCGTATAACCAAGGTTGTCCTCCGAAGGGTAAAGCGGGAAAGAAGGATTTCAGTAGAAACTGATGATCGTCAGGACCTACTTGGATGCTTGTCATGCTTCAACATCTTCGTCCGTATAG GAAAGAAGCTCAATCCGTTCCCACTTTTTGGAAGTGGAGGAGGAAACTCTGTGCCTTCTGGTTCtgcaactcaagagggaaagccAGTTCTTAATGAAG AAGGGTGCTTTGATCTGCATTGGTTTCTTCGCAAGAGAAAAGTTACGGATGGAAGAAAGTTAACCGAGCCAG GAGATGATTGGCGAATTCCAATGGATGACCCAGGAGCTTCATCATCAACAGCGGATTCCGGCAGTACACAAAGACCATTACCTCCAGTTGAagttaaaaaaaacaaatcactGGAGATTGTAAAATGCATAGTATATGGAGGTTTAATAGAGTCAATTACAAGCTTGGGTGTGATTTCCTCTGCAGCTGCTTCCGATGTTGACACAA TGAAGATCGTAACTATTGGAGTGGCAAATCTGATAGCTGGATTTTTTGTCATTTGTCAAAAT TTGGTAGACTTGAAGTATAATGTCGGAGGAGGTTCCAATCTTAGCGATCAAGCAGATCGATATGGAGAGCTACTTGGCCAAAGAAAGCATTTCCTACTTCATGCTACTTTTGCCCTGTTGTCATATTTTGTATTTGGCCTTGTCCCACCAGTAGTATATGGCTTCACGTTTCGTAAGAGTGACGACAGAGACTACAAGCTTATAGCAGTTGCAGCGGCTTCTCTTTTGTGCATTATCATACTTGCTGCTGCAAAGGCTTATACACAAGGAGCAAATAAGTTCAGTAGATACTTCAAGACTATTGTGTCCTATGTTACAGCTGCAGGTATGGCCTCAGGTGTTGGTTATGCAGCAGGCCATTTAATTAAGAGGCTCATGGATCAGTTGGGCTGGTTTGACTCAAACCCGGCACCCTCTCTTTTTTCCTCCGAGATGATTTCACAAAATCCAGTCTGGGCATCCTATTGA
- the LOC107830267 gene encoding uncharacterized protein LOC107830267 isoform X2: MAMEVAQHSRREVVLPERKVEAEETVEEALVGRRGRRTANDDGGAVNEEEVNKEELKNSFYFDKNGGIENLTANLKTIDFQKVLDGVVNGNETGNAKTEILSGVCLPPALGHDSQDETGNAKGKFLSGVCLPPALGHDSQDETGNAKGKFLSGVCLPPSLGNDSQSSASVTKGSENERIVEEEEVVELEFFDTTAVDKLHTHNAYCPNCSSRITKVVLRRVKRERRISVETDDRQDLLGCLSCFNIFVRIGKKLNPFPLFGSGGGNSVPSGSATQEGKPVLNEEGCFDLHWFLRKRKVTDGRKLTEPGGFIPGAMPSKKPPSEIKENKGDDWRIPMDDPGASSSTADSGSTQRPLPPVEVKKNKSLEIVKCIVYGGLIESITSLGVISSAAASDVDTMKIVTIGVANLIAGFFVICQNLVDLKYNVGGGSNLSDQADRYGELLGQRKHFLLHATFALLSYFVFGLVPPVVYGFTFRKSDDRDYKLIAVAAASLLCIIILAAAKAYTQGANKFSRYFKTIVSYVTAAGMASGVGYAAGHLIKRLMDQLGWFDSNPAPSLFSSEMISQNPVWASY, translated from the exons ATGGCTATGGAGGTGGCGCAACACAGCCGGAGGGAGGTGGTACTGCCGGAGAGGAAGGTAGAGGCAGAGGAGACGGTGGAGGAGGCACTTGTCGGACGTCGAGGTCGACGCACCGCCAACGATGACGGCGGTGCTGTTAATGAAGAAGAGGTTAACAAGGAGGAGCTTAAGAATAGCTTCTACTTTGACAAGAATGGAG GTATTGAGAACTTGACTGCCAATTTAAAGACTATAGACTTTCAGAAGGTTCTAGACGGTGTTGTCAATGGTAATGAGACGGGAAATGCTAAGACAGAAATTCTTTCTGGTGTATGTCTTCCACCCGCACTAGGACATGATTCACAGGATGAGACAGGAAATGCTAAGGGCAAGTTTCTTTCTGGTGTATGTCTTCCACCCGCACTAGGACATGATTCACAGGATGAGACAGGAAATGCTAAGGGCAAGTTTCTTTCTGGTGTATGTCTTCCACCTTCACTAGGAAATGATTCACAGTCAAGTGCTTCAGTCACAAAAGGAAGTGAAAATGAAAGAATCGTTGAAGAGGAGGAAGTCGTCGAGTTGGAGTTCTTTGACACGACAGCAGTTGATAAGCTACACACACATAATGCATACTGTCCTAATTGCAGTTCTCGTATAACCAAGGTTGTCCTCCGAAGGGTAAAGCGGGAAAGAAGGATTTCAGTAGAAACTGATGATCGTCAGGACCTACTTGGATGCTTGTCATGCTTCAACATCTTCGTCCGTATAG GAAAGAAGCTCAATCCGTTCCCACTTTTTGGAAGTGGAGGAGGAAACTCTGTGCCTTCTGGTTCtgcaactcaagagggaaagccAGTTCTTAATGAAG AAGGGTGCTTTGATCTGCATTGGTTTCTTCGCAAGAGAAAAGTTACGGATGGAAGAAAGTTAACCGAGCCAG GTGGCTTCATTCCTGGGGCAATGCCATCAAAGAAACCACCAAGTGAAATTAAAGAGAATAAAG GAGATGATTGGCGAATTCCAATGGATGACCCAGGAGCTTCATCATCAACAGCGGATTCCGGCAGTACACAAAGACCATTACCTCCAGTTGAagttaaaaaaaacaaatcactGGAGATTGTAAAATGCATAGTATATGGAGGTTTAATAGAGTCAATTACAAGCTTGGGTGTGATTTCCTCTGCAGCTGCTTCCGATGTTGACACAA TGAAGATCGTAACTATTGGAGTGGCAAATCTGATAGCTGGATTTTTTGTCATTTGTCAAAAT TTGGTAGACTTGAAGTATAATGTCGGAGGAGGTTCCAATCTTAGCGATCAAGCAGATCGATATGGAGAGCTACTTGGCCAAAGAAAGCATTTCCTACTTCATGCTACTTTTGCCCTGTTGTCATATTTTGTATTTGGCCTTGTCCCACCAGTAGTATATGGCTTCACGTTTCGTAAGAGTGACGACAGAGACTACAAGCTTATAGCAGTTGCAGCGGCTTCTCTTTTGTGCATTATCATACTTGCTGCTGCAAAGGCTTATACACAAGGAGCAAATAAGTTCAGTAGATACTTCAAGACTATTGTGTCCTATGTTACAGCTGCAGGTATGGCCTCAGGTGTTGGTTATGCAGCAGGCCATTTAATTAAGAGGCTCATGGATCAGTTGGGCTGGTTTGACTCAAACCCGGCACCCTCTCTTTTTTCCTCCGAGATGATTTCACAAAATCCAGTCTGGGCATCCTATTGA